A stretch of the Streptomyces ortus genome encodes the following:
- a CDS encoding phosphotransferase family protein, whose product MAEAPRPRTTTRDPEEIARRLTAWLAARLPGAEAVDVRVPTSNGMSSETLLFDIEHPEPPLRACALRLAADPAAYTVFPVYDLPRQCRTMRLVADRTDVPVPRVLWLEEDPGPLGAPFFVMERVEGRVPPDVMPYTYEGNWLHAASGAERERLEAASVAILARLHDQVPVEEASFLAAPGAEDPSHSSSPSPLRAHVEAQRAYYAWVVDGLSRSPLIEDAFDRLDALWPDDEGATVLSWGDARIGNVVYDGFEPAAVLDWEMAALGPREVDLGWMIYLHRFFQDLTERFGQRGLPGLLRRDRVEARYADLTGHTPRAMDFHILYAALRHAVVMLRVAYRQVHFGESDVPADPDTLILHHDSLRAMVQGDYGD is encoded by the coding sequence ATGGCTGAGGCGCCTCGTCCCCGTACGACGACCCGTGACCCCGAGGAGATCGCTCGGCGGCTGACCGCGTGGCTCGCCGCACGGCTGCCCGGCGCCGAGGCGGTCGACGTCCGCGTCCCCACGTCCAACGGAATGTCGAGCGAGACCCTGCTCTTCGACATCGAGCACCCCGAACCACCGCTCCGGGCCTGCGCGTTGAGACTCGCGGCAGACCCGGCGGCGTACACCGTCTTCCCGGTCTACGACCTGCCGCGGCAGTGCCGCACCATGCGGCTGGTCGCGGACCGCACGGACGTCCCGGTGCCCCGCGTGCTGTGGCTGGAGGAGGACCCGGGGCCGCTCGGTGCCCCGTTCTTCGTCATGGAGCGGGTGGAGGGGCGCGTACCGCCCGACGTCATGCCTTACACGTACGAGGGCAACTGGCTGCACGCCGCGAGCGGGGCCGAACGCGAACGGCTGGAGGCGGCGTCGGTCGCCATCCTCGCCCGGCTGCACGACCAGGTCCCGGTGGAGGAGGCCTCGTTCCTCGCGGCGCCCGGCGCGGAGGACCCGTCACACAGCTCTTCGCCGAGCCCCTTGCGGGCCCACGTCGAAGCCCAACGGGCCTACTACGCCTGGGTGGTCGACGGGCTGTCGCGCTCGCCCCTCATCGAGGACGCCTTCGACCGGCTCGACGCGCTCTGGCCGGACGACGAGGGCGCGACGGTGCTCAGCTGGGGCGACGCCCGCATCGGGAACGTCGTCTACGACGGCTTCGAGCCCGCCGCCGTCCTCGACTGGGAGATGGCGGCACTGGGCCCGCGCGAGGTCGACCTCGGCTGGATGATCTATCTGCACCGCTTCTTCCAGGACCTCACGGAGCGCTTCGGGCAGCGCGGACTGCCCGGCCTCCTGCGCAGGGACCGGGTCGAGGCGCGCTACGCCGACCTCACCGGACACACGCCACGCGCCATGGACTTCCACATCCTGTACGCCGCGCTGCGGCACGCCGTCGTCATGCTGCGGGTCGCCTACCGGCAGGTGCACTTCGGCGAGAGCGACGTCCCGGCGGATCCGGACACGCTGATCCTGCACCACGACAGCCTGCGAGCCATGGTGCAGGGCGATTACGGGGATTGA
- a CDS encoding uridine kinase family protein encodes MHLRTLADRLRRLPPSCGPVRLVGVDGHAGSGKTTFAERLAGALDGAPVLHLDDIATHEELFAWTDRLLREVVGPLARGESARYRPYDWRLRDFGPARTLPPAPVILVEGVGAGRRAVRPRLAELLWMEMPHEDAWARGRQRDGSAQSDFWAGWVPAERRHFAEDPSEPFAGLLVRQCSDGYEVLPGPAETSVGTLSVTDRDGPASVC; translated from the coding sequence ATCCACCTCCGCACCCTCGCCGACCGGCTGCGCCGACTGCCGCCCTCCTGCGGCCCCGTCCGGCTCGTCGGCGTCGACGGGCACGCGGGCTCCGGCAAGACCACCTTCGCCGAGCGGCTGGCCGGGGCGCTGGACGGCGCCCCCGTCCTGCACCTGGACGACATCGCCACGCACGAGGAACTGTTCGCGTGGACGGATCGGCTGCTGCGCGAGGTCGTCGGGCCGCTGGCCCGCGGGGAGAGCGCGCGCTACCGCCCCTACGACTGGCGGCTGCGCGACTTCGGGCCGGCCCGCACCCTGCCGCCAGCCCCGGTGATCCTCGTCGAGGGCGTCGGCGCCGGCCGTCGGGCGGTCCGGCCGCGACTGGCGGAACTGCTGTGGATGGAGATGCCCCACGAGGACGCGTGGGCCCGCGGACGTCAGCGGGACGGTTCGGCGCAGAGCGATTTCTGGGCAGGGTGGGTCCCCGCGGAGCGCCGGCACTTCGCCGAGGACCCTTCGGAGCCGTTCGCCGGTCTCTTGGTACGACAGTGTTCAGACGGATATGAGGTACTCCCAGGACCTGCCGAGACGTCGGTGGGAACACTTTCGGTCACCGACCGTGACGGCCCTGCTTCTGTGTGCTGA
- the ribH gene encoding 6,7-dimethyl-8-ribityllumazine synthase, with the protein MSGKGAPELSVRNCGDLRVAVIAAQWHEKVMDGLVDGALRALHELGIDEPTLLRVPGSFELPVVAKVLAGRGYDAIVALGVVIRGGTPHFEYVCQGVTQGLTQVSVETGVPVGFGVLTVDTEEQALDRAGIEGSNEDKGHEAVTAAVATAATLRSVSEPWR; encoded by the coding sequence ATGAGCGGCAAGGGCGCACCCGAACTGTCCGTACGCAACTGCGGTGACCTGCGGGTCGCCGTCATCGCGGCCCAGTGGCACGAGAAGGTCATGGACGGACTCGTCGACGGCGCGCTGCGCGCCCTGCACGAGCTGGGCATCGACGAGCCGACCCTCCTGCGGGTCCCCGGCAGCTTCGAACTGCCGGTCGTCGCGAAGGTCCTCGCGGGCCGCGGCTACGACGCGATCGTCGCGCTCGGCGTCGTCATCCGCGGCGGCACCCCGCACTTCGAGTACGTGTGCCAGGGCGTCACCCAGGGCCTCACCCAGGTCTCCGTCGAGACCGGGGTCCCCGTCGGCTTCGGCGTGCTGACCGTCGACACCGAGGAGCAGGCGCTGGACCGCGCGGGCATCGAGGGCTCGAACGAGGACAAGGGGCACGAGGCGGTGACGGCGGCCGTGGCGACCGCGGCCACCCTGCGCTCGGTATCCGAACCCTGGCGCTGA
- a CDS encoding hemolysin family protein — protein MTIPLLLLGAAFLLILANGFFVAAEFGLVTVERPEAEKAAAEGDRRARTVVSSLKELSFQLSGTQLGITITSLVVGMLAEPALAELLHGPFTAVGVPEGAVSGVAVIVGMLLASAVQMVIGELVPKNWAVSRPLQVARFVAGPQHVFSTLFRPVIAALNSVANRLVRALGVEPTAELASARTPGELVSLARHSAQAGALEQDTADLFVRTLSLGDLTAQHVMTPRVKVSALQSSATAEDVVNLTRATGLSRFPVYRERIDEIVGMVHLKDALAVPSHDRLRTPVTRIAQAPLLVPETLPVQPLLERLRNEQPIAVVVDEYGGTAGVVTLEDIVEELVGEVRDEHDGQDVPELAAAPPEDGRPAWDADGSCRVDILRRIGLDVPEGPYETVAGLVADLLGRIPAPGDRAELPGWRLSVRQVGHYRAERVRLVRTAEAGTIPVPGSASVPVSAAEAVR, from the coding sequence ATGACCATCCCCCTGCTGCTCCTCGGGGCGGCGTTCCTGTTGATCCTCGCCAACGGCTTCTTCGTGGCGGCCGAGTTCGGCCTCGTCACGGTGGAGCGCCCCGAGGCCGAGAAGGCGGCGGCCGAAGGCGACCGGCGGGCCCGTACCGTCGTCAGTTCCCTCAAGGAACTCTCCTTCCAGCTGTCCGGCACCCAGCTCGGCATCACCATCACCTCGCTGGTCGTCGGCATGCTCGCCGAACCCGCGCTCGCCGAGCTGCTGCACGGCCCGTTCACCGCCGTCGGCGTCCCCGAAGGCGCCGTGTCCGGTGTCGCCGTGATCGTCGGCATGCTGCTGGCCTCGGCCGTGCAGATGGTGATCGGCGAACTCGTGCCCAAGAACTGGGCGGTCTCCAGGCCACTGCAGGTCGCGCGGTTCGTCGCGGGCCCGCAGCACGTCTTCTCGACCCTGTTCCGGCCGGTGATCGCCGCGCTGAACTCCGTCGCCAACCGGCTCGTACGCGCTCTGGGCGTCGAACCCACGGCGGAGCTGGCCTCCGCGCGCACCCCCGGCGAGCTCGTCTCCCTGGCCCGGCACTCGGCCCAGGCCGGCGCGCTGGAGCAGGACACCGCCGACCTCTTCGTCCGTACGCTCTCCCTGGGCGACCTCACCGCGCAGCACGTGATGACCCCCCGGGTGAAGGTCAGCGCCCTCCAGTCCTCCGCGACCGCCGAGGACGTCGTCAACCTCACCCGTGCCACCGGCCTCTCCCGCTTCCCCGTCTACCGGGAGCGGATCGACGAGATCGTCGGCATGGTGCATCTCAAGGACGCCCTCGCGGTGCCCTCGCACGACCGGCTGCGCACGCCGGTCACCCGGATCGCCCAGGCCCCGCTGCTCGTCCCGGAGACACTGCCGGTGCAGCCCCTCCTGGAGCGGCTGCGCAACGAACAGCCCATCGCCGTCGTCGTCGACGAGTACGGCGGCACGGCGGGGGTCGTCACCCTGGAGGACATCGTCGAGGAACTCGTCGGCGAGGTCCGCGACGAGCACGACGGCCAGGACGTGCCGGAGCTCGCCGCCGCGCCGCCCGAGGACGGCCGGCCCGCGTGGGACGCCGACGGCAGCTGCCGCGTCGACATCCTGCGGCGCATCGGCCTGGACGTCCCCGAGGGCCCGTACGAGACGGTCGCCGGCCTCGTCGCCGACCTCCTCGGACGCATCCCGGCCCCCGGTGACCGGGCCGAGCTGCCCGGCTGGCGCCTCTCGGTGCGCCAGGTCGGCCACTACCGCGCGGAGCGGGTCAGGCTGGTCAGAACGGCCGAGGCCGGCACCATCCCTGTCCCGGGTTCCGCTTCCGTCCCCGTCTCCGCGGCGGAGGCCGTCCGATGA
- a CDS encoding glycoside hydrolase family 18 protein yields the protein MLSSLRPRVRFRALLSAACCAALGAGLLAGAGTATAAGTSAPAATTASAGKAATPTAATAAAAGSKVVGYFTEWGTYDRKYLVKNVETSGSAARLTHINYAFGNVTGGKCAMGDSYAATERTHTAAESVDGVADTWDQPLRGNFNQLRELKKKHPNLRILWSFGGWTWSGGFTEAARNPAAFAQSCYDLVENSKWADVFDGIDIDWEYPNSCGLSCDTSGRAAYKNLMSAVRAKFGGSALVTSAIPADATAGGKLDAADYAGAAQYVDWYNPMTYDFFGAWDATGPTAPHSALNSYSGIPKAEFHTSATIAKLKGMGIPASKLLLGIGFYGRGWTGVTQAAPGGSATGPAAGTYEQGIDDYKVLKTKCPVTGTVGGTAYAKCGSDWWSYDTPSTIAGKMGYKNAQGLGGTFFWELSGDTANGELIKAIN from the coding sequence ATGCTCAGCTCACTCCGCCCCCGGGTCCGTTTCCGGGCGCTCCTGTCCGCCGCGTGCTGCGCCGCCCTCGGCGCGGGGCTGCTCGCCGGCGCGGGCACCGCCACCGCGGCCGGTACGTCGGCCCCGGCGGCCACCACCGCTTCGGCAGGGAAGGCCGCCACCCCCACAGCGGCCACCGCCGCGGCGGCCGGCTCCAAGGTCGTCGGCTACTTCACCGAATGGGGCACCTACGACCGGAAGTACCTGGTCAAGAACGTGGAGACATCCGGCTCCGCGGCCAGGCTGACGCACATCAACTACGCCTTCGGCAACGTCACCGGCGGCAAGTGCGCGATGGGCGACTCCTACGCGGCCACCGAGCGGACCCACACCGCGGCCGAGTCGGTCGACGGCGTCGCGGACACCTGGGACCAGCCCCTGCGCGGCAACTTCAACCAGCTCCGCGAGCTGAAGAAGAAGCACCCGAACCTCAGGATCCTGTGGTCCTTCGGCGGCTGGACCTGGTCCGGCGGCTTCACCGAGGCGGCCAGGAATCCCGCGGCCTTCGCCCAGTCCTGCTACGACCTGGTCGAGAACTCCAAGTGGGCCGACGTCTTCGACGGCATCGACATCGACTGGGAGTACCCCAACAGCTGCGGTCTCAGCTGTGACACCAGCGGGCGGGCCGCGTACAAGAACCTGATGTCGGCCGTCCGCGCCAAGTTCGGCGGCTCCGCGCTGGTCACTTCGGCGATCCCGGCCGACGCCACCGCGGGCGGCAAGCTGGACGCGGCGGACTACGCGGGCGCGGCCCAGTACGTCGACTGGTACAACCCGATGACGTACGACTTCTTCGGTGCCTGGGACGCGACCGGTCCGACGGCTCCGCACTCCGCGCTGAACTCCTACTCGGGAATCCCGAAGGCGGAGTTCCACACCTCGGCCACCATCGCCAAGCTCAAGGGCATGGGCATACCGGCCTCGAAGCTGCTGCTCGGCATCGGCTTCTACGGACGCGGCTGGACGGGGGTCACCCAGGCGGCGCCCGGCGGCTCGGCCACCGGACCGGCGGCGGGTACGTACGAGCAGGGCATCGACGACTACAAGGTGCTCAAGACGAAGTGCCCGGTCACCGGCACGGTGGGCGGTACCGCCTACGCCAAGTGCGGTAGCGACTGGTGGAGTTACGACACCCCGTCGACCATCGCCGGGAAGATGGGCTACAAGAACGCGCAGGGTCTGGGCGGCACGTTCTTCTGGGAGCTGAGCGGTGACACGGCGAACGGCGAACTGATCAAGGCGATCAACTAG
- a CDS encoding SCO1431 family membrane protein has protein sequence MTTTTATAGHLRARTGGPKDDGPKILEHVMGWTFVLVLAMFVTQLGLV, from the coding sequence ATGACCACGACCACTGCCACCGCCGGACACCTCCGCGCCCGGACGGGCGGTCCCAAGGACGACGGTCCGAAGATCCTTGAGCACGTCATGGGCTGGACCTTCGTGCTGGTGCTCGCGATGTTCGTGACGCAGCTCGGCCTCGTCTGA
- a CDS encoding TetR/AcrR family transcriptional regulator, whose protein sequence is MTDSPQRGADRPGARGTDRSLARRAELIVIGRKLFADTSYDALSMDDIAKQARVAKGLIYYYFRSKRGYYLAIVEDSVAELVSRAGSGLELPPEERVHRTIDGYLRYAEHNQAAYRTIISGGVGFDAEVHAIRDGVREAIVETIAEGAYGRRKVGPLPRTALLGWLCSVEGATLDWIAHRGLSRDLMRELLVRMLGGTMRAVEELDVSYPAPQAARRTT, encoded by the coding sequence TTGACTGACAGTCCACAGCGCGGTGCCGACCGCCCCGGAGCGCGCGGCACCGACCGTTCCCTGGCGCGCCGTGCCGAACTCATCGTCATAGGGCGGAAGTTGTTCGCCGACACGTCCTACGACGCCCTGTCGATGGACGACATCGCCAAGCAGGCGCGGGTCGCCAAGGGGCTGATCTACTACTACTTCCGGTCCAAGCGCGGCTACTACCTGGCGATCGTCGAGGACTCGGTGGCCGAACTGGTCTCCCGGGCGGGCAGCGGTCTCGAACTGCCCCCGGAGGAACGGGTGCACCGCACCATCGACGGCTATCTGCGTTACGCCGAGCACAACCAGGCCGCGTACCGGACCATCATCAGCGGCGGTGTCGGCTTCGACGCCGAGGTGCACGCCATCCGCGACGGCGTCCGGGAAGCCATCGTCGAGACGATCGCCGAAGGGGCGTACGGGCGGCGGAAGGTGGGCCCGCTGCCGCGCACGGCACTGCTGGGCTGGCTGTGCAGTGTGGAGGGGGCCACCCTCGACTGGATCGCCCACCGCGGCCTGTCGCGCGATCTGATGCGTGAGCTGCTGGTGAGGATGCTCGGCGGCACGATGCGGGCCGTCGAGGAGCTGGACGTCTCCTACCCGGCCCCGCAGGCCGCGCGCCGCACGACCTGA
- a CDS encoding peptidase C39 family protein produces the protein MTRAEQPSRRTLLAAAVAAVAAGAASPAAAASPPARTPAGPAAPTPKAPSALVDNHAWTSYADWRGGTAEGTRAVQGSRPGLEIRTPEGRTDYTDPHTNTTATWEYARWTSPLHRLAVPSTEVIASWNARTPAGTWLQIELTGTYSDGTDTPWYVMGRWAAGDQDIRRTSVDDQSDGKSSVWTDTFAVDDAASGLRLVSYRLRLTLYRKPGTKATPTVWRLGAMGSDVPDRFTVPASAPGLARELRVPRYSQEIHVGQYPEYDNGGEAWCSPTSSQMIIEYWGRKPTAEALAWVDPAYADPQVCHAARYTFDYQYDGCGNWPFNAAYAATYKDLQGVVTRLHSLTDLETLIAAGVPAITSQSFLASELTGAGYGTAGHLMTVIGFTADGDVIANDPNSPDNDAVRRVYKRREWENIWLRTKRYNAAGKVVSGTGGVCYLYFPARPTDTQRKALAAVGVR, from the coding sequence ATGACCAGAGCCGAACAGCCGTCCCGCAGAACCCTCCTGGCCGCGGCGGTGGCGGCGGTCGCCGCCGGAGCGGCGAGCCCGGCCGCCGCCGCGAGCCCGCCGGCCCGTACCCCGGCAGGACCGGCCGCCCCTACGCCGAAAGCGCCCTCCGCTCTCGTGGACAACCATGCCTGGACCTCGTACGCCGACTGGCGCGGCGGCACGGCGGAAGGGACCCGTGCCGTGCAGGGGTCCCGCCCCGGCCTGGAGATCCGGACCCCCGAGGGCCGCACCGACTACACGGACCCGCACACGAACACGACCGCCACCTGGGAGTACGCCCGCTGGACCTCCCCGCTGCACCGCCTCGCCGTCCCCTCCACCGAGGTCATCGCCTCCTGGAACGCGCGGACCCCGGCGGGCACCTGGCTGCAGATCGAGCTGACGGGCACGTACTCCGACGGCACGGACACCCCCTGGTACGTGATGGGCCGCTGGGCGGCCGGCGACCAGGACATCCGGCGGACCTCGGTCGACGACCAGAGCGACGGGAAGAGCTCGGTCTGGACCGACACCTTCGCCGTCGACGACGCGGCCTCCGGGCTGCGCCTGGTGTCGTACCGGCTGCGGCTGACCCTCTACCGCAAGCCCGGCACCAAGGCCACGCCGACCGTGTGGCGGCTCGGCGCGATGGGCTCGGACGTCCCCGACCGCTTCACCGTCCCCGCGTCGGCGCCCGGCCTCGCGCGGGAACTGAGGGTGCCGCGCTACTCGCAGGAGATCCACGTCGGCCAGTACCCCGAGTACGACAACGGCGGCGAGGCCTGGTGCAGCCCCACCTCCTCCCAGATGATCATCGAGTACTGGGGGCGGAAACCCACCGCCGAGGCGCTGGCCTGGGTCGATCCCGCATACGCGGACCCGCAGGTATGCCACGCGGCGCGCTACACCTTCGACTACCAGTACGACGGCTGCGGCAACTGGCCCTTCAATGCCGCGTACGCCGCCACGTACAAGGATCTGCAGGGTGTGGTGACGCGGCTCCACTCGCTCACCGACCTGGAGACGCTGATCGCCGCCGGTGTGCCCGCCATCACGTCCCAGTCGTTCCTCGCGTCCGAGCTGACCGGCGCGGGGTACGGCACGGCCGGGCATCTGATGACGGTCATCGGCTTCACCGCCGACGGCGACGTGATCGCCAACGACCCGAACTCGCCCGACAACGACGCGGTACGACGTGTCTACAAGCGGCGTGAGTGGGAGAACATCTGGCTCAGGACGAAGCGGTACAACGCCGCCGGGAAGGTCGTCTCCGGCACCGGCGGGGTCTGCTACCTCTACTTCCCGGCCCGTCCCACGGACACCCAGCGCAAGGCTCTGGCGGCGGTGGGCGTGCGCTGA
- a CDS encoding acyl-CoA dehydrogenase family protein: MPDRAPQPVDRQLPTDEARDLISLVRDIAQREIAPKAAEEEDAGRFPREVFTLLSESGLLGLPYDSEYGGGDQPYEVYLQVLEELAAARLTVGLGVSVHSLACHALANYGSKEQQVEHLPDMLGGGLLGAYCLSEPASGSDAASLRTKAVRDGDDWVLTGTKAWITHGGVADFCTVLARTGAEGARGITAFLVPGDAEGLSAAAPEKKMGMKGSPTAQVHFDGVRIPDSRRIGDEGQGFAIALSALDSGRLGIAACAVGVAQAALDEAVAYATGREQFGRPIADFQGLRFMLADMATRIEAGRSLYLTAARLRDAGRPFARQAAMAKLFCTDTAMQVTVDAVQVLGGYGYTADFPVERYMREAKVLQIVEGTNQIQRMVIARHLAGPESR, encoded by the coding sequence ATGCCCGACCGCGCGCCGCAGCCGGTGGACCGTCAACTGCCCACGGACGAGGCCCGGGATCTGATCTCGCTCGTCCGCGACATCGCGCAGCGTGAGATCGCCCCGAAGGCGGCCGAGGAGGAGGACGCCGGACGCTTCCCCCGGGAGGTCTTCACCCTGCTCTCGGAGTCGGGACTGCTCGGCCTTCCGTACGACAGCGAGTACGGCGGCGGAGACCAGCCGTACGAGGTCTACCTCCAGGTCCTCGAAGAGCTCGCCGCCGCCCGTCTCACCGTGGGGCTCGGGGTCAGCGTGCACTCGCTCGCCTGCCATGCCCTCGCCAACTACGGCAGCAAGGAGCAGCAGGTCGAGCACCTCCCGGACATGCTCGGCGGCGGCCTCCTGGGGGCCTACTGCCTCTCCGAGCCGGCGTCCGGCTCGGACGCGGCGTCCCTGCGGACGAAGGCCGTGCGGGACGGCGACGACTGGGTGCTCACCGGGACCAAGGCCTGGATCACGCACGGCGGGGTCGCGGACTTCTGCACCGTGCTGGCGCGGACCGGTGCCGAGGGTGCGCGGGGCATCACCGCGTTCCTGGTGCCCGGTGACGCCGAGGGCCTGAGCGCGGCGGCGCCCGAGAAGAAGATGGGCATGAAGGGCTCCCCCACGGCGCAGGTGCACTTCGACGGGGTGCGGATCCCCGACAGCAGGCGTATCGGCGACGAGGGGCAGGGCTTCGCGATCGCGCTGTCGGCGCTGGACTCCGGGCGGCTCGGCATCGCGGCGTGCGCCGTCGGGGTCGCCCAGGCCGCCCTTGACGAGGCGGTCGCCTACGCGACGGGGCGCGAGCAGTTCGGCCGGCCGATCGCGGACTTCCAGGGCCTGCGCTTCATGCTCGCGGACATGGCGACGCGGATCGAGGCGGGCCGTTCGCTCTATCTCACCGCGGCCCGGCTGCGGGACGCGGGACGGCCCTTCGCCCGGCAGGCGGCCATGGCGAAGCTGTTCTGCACCGACACCGCGATGCAGGTCACCGTCGACGCCGTGCAGGTGCTCGGTGGGTACGGCTACACCGCGGACTTCCCCGTGGAGCGGTACATGCGCGAGGCCAAGGTGCTGCAGATCGTCGAGGGCACCAATCAGATCCAGCGGATGGTCATCGCCCGTCACCTCGCGGGTCCCGAGTCGCGCTGA
- the hisG gene encoding ATP phosphoribosyltransferase, protein MLRIAVPNKGSLSGPAGEMLHEAGYQQRREAKELRIVDPENEVEFFYLRPRDIAIYVSSGRLDIGITGRDLLIDSAAQAEEILPLGFARSTFRFASKPGTAKALDDLAGRTVATSYEGIVAKYLADQGVDASVVHLDGAVETAIELGVAEVIADVVETGTSLRNAGLEVFGDPIMKSEAVVIRRTGAETTGDAEPKIQQFLRRLQGVLVARTYVMMDYDCRVEQLEKAVALTPGLESPTVSPLHNEGWVAVRAMVPSKEAQRIMDDLYEIGARAILTTAIHACRL, encoded by the coding sequence ATGCTGCGCATCGCCGTCCCCAACAAGGGTTCCCTGTCAGGCCCCGCGGGGGAGATGCTGCATGAGGCCGGCTACCAGCAGCGCCGGGAGGCCAAGGAGCTGCGGATCGTCGACCCGGAGAACGAGGTCGAGTTCTTCTACCTCCGCCCCCGCGACATCGCGATCTACGTCTCCTCCGGCCGCCTCGACATCGGTATCACCGGCCGTGACCTGCTGATCGACTCCGCGGCCCAGGCGGAGGAGATCCTGCCTCTCGGCTTCGCCCGCTCCACCTTCCGCTTCGCCTCCAAGCCCGGCACGGCCAAGGCACTCGACGACCTCGCGGGCAGGACCGTCGCCACCTCGTACGAGGGCATCGTCGCCAAGTACCTCGCCGACCAGGGCGTCGACGCGTCCGTCGTGCACCTCGACGGCGCGGTCGAGACGGCCATCGAACTCGGTGTCGCCGAGGTCATCGCGGACGTCGTCGAGACCGGTACCTCGCTGCGCAACGCGGGCCTCGAGGTCTTCGGCGACCCGATCATGAAGTCCGAGGCGGTCGTCATCCGCCGTACCGGCGCGGAGACCACCGGGGACGCCGAGCCCAAGATTCAGCAGTTCCTGCGCCGTCTCCAGGGCGTCCTCGTGGCCCGGACCTACGTGATGATGGACTACGACTGCCGCGTCGAGCAGCTGGAGAAGGCCGTCGCGCTCACCCCGGGCCTCGAGTCGCCCACCGTCTCGCCGCTCCACAACGAGGGCTGGGTCGCCGTACGCGCCATGGTCCCGTCCAAGGAGGCCCAGCGGATCATGGACGACCTGTACGAGATCGGCGCGCGGGCCATCCTGACCACGGCCATCCACGCCTGCCGCCTCTGA
- a CDS encoding phosphoribosyl-ATP diphosphatase yields the protein MSKKTFEELFTELQHKAATGDPATSRTAELVGKGVHAIGKKVVEEAAEVWMAAEHEGKEAAAEEISQLLYHVQVMMVARGISLDDVYAHL from the coding sequence ATGTCCAAGAAGACTTTCGAGGAGCTCTTCACCGAGCTCCAGCACAAGGCAGCCACCGGCGACCCCGCCACCTCCCGCACCGCGGAACTGGTCGGCAAGGGGGTCCATGCCATCGGCAAGAAGGTCGTCGAAGAGGCCGCCGAGGTCTGGATGGCCGCGGAGCACGAGGGCAAGGAAGCAGCCGCCGAGGAGATCTCGCAGCTGCTCTACCACGTCCAGGTGATGATGGTCGCCCGCGGCATCAGCCTGGACGACGTGTACGCCCACCTCTGA
- a CDS encoding PH domain-containing protein, with the protein MPDTTEPPALPVTFRPGRTRAVLLTAGATIFVVITTVALLLENLGPGERLSFVLTAALLFGVLVLLARPKVVADESGVTVVNIASRRRLAWAEIVQVNLRPGDPWVFLNLSDGTSLPVLGIQPGIAKQHAISDARALRALVEARSPGGPDGPSDGPHDEHHG; encoded by the coding sequence ATGCCGGACACCACCGAGCCGCCCGCCCTCCCCGTGACCTTCAGGCCCGGGCGCACCCGAGCGGTCCTGCTGACCGCCGGTGCCACGATCTTTGTGGTCATCACCACGGTCGCGCTGCTGCTGGAGAACCTCGGACCGGGGGAGCGCCTCAGCTTCGTCCTCACCGCGGCACTGCTCTTCGGCGTCCTCGTACTGCTGGCCCGCCCGAAGGTCGTCGCCGACGAGTCCGGGGTCACCGTCGTCAACATCGCCAGCAGGCGGCGGCTCGCCTGGGCGGAGATCGTGCAGGTCAACCTCCGTCCGGGAGACCCCTGGGTCTTTCTGAACCTGAGCGACGGCACCAGCCTGCCCGTGCTCGGCATCCAGCCGGGCATCGCCAAGCAGCACGCCATCAGCGACGCCCGCGCGCTGCGCGCGCTCGTCGAGGCCCGCTCCCCCGGCGGGCCGGACGGGCCGTCCGACGGCCCGCACGACGAACATCACGGCTGA